The Amycolatopsis sp. DG1A-15b genome window below encodes:
- a CDS encoding response regulator transcription factor translates to MLAPPPVRVLVAERDPAVRARLSTMLEEADGIELVGAAADATAARVTLRRRLPDVLLLDLRLDWPDPLTRRPAVVALATFDSDTGILRALRDGAAGFLLRSARRRDLIKVVRLAADGHVVLSPDASRRWVAAATRLSGPRDERLAAVDRLSARETEVLAAVGAALTNAEIAERLELPEPVVREHVARVVRKLGCAHRTGAGLLAYERGLCRPGHGGD, encoded by the coding sequence GTGCTCGCGCCGCCGCCGGTGCGGGTCCTGGTGGCCGAGCGCGACCCGGCGGTGCGGGCCCGCCTGAGCACGATGCTCGAGGAGGCGGACGGCATCGAGCTGGTCGGCGCGGCCGCCGACGCGACGGCGGCCCGGGTCACCCTGCGCCGGCGCCTGCCGGACGTGCTGTTGCTGGACCTGCGCCTGGACTGGCCGGACCCGCTGACCCGCCGTCCGGCGGTGGTGGCCCTGGCGACGTTCGACTCGGACACGGGCATCCTGCGCGCCCTCCGCGACGGCGCGGCGGGGTTCCTGCTGCGGTCGGCCCGGCGGCGCGACCTGATCAAGGTGGTCCGCTTGGCCGCGGACGGCCACGTGGTGCTGTCCCCGGACGCCTCCCGCCGGTGGGTGGCGGCGGCGACCCGGCTGTCCGGCCCGCGCGACGAACGGCTGGCGGCGGTGGACCGGTTGTCGGCCCGGGAGACCGAGGTGCTCGCGGCGGTCGGCGCGGCCCTGACGAACGCGGAGATCGCCGAGCGGCTGGAGCTGCCGGAACCGGTGGTGCGGGAGCACGTGGCGAGGGTGGTGCGGAAGCTGGGCTGCGCGCATCGGACGGGCGCGGGATTGCTGGCGTATGAACGCGGGCTGTGCCGTCCGGGGCACGGCGGGGATTGA